One part of the Mariniblastus fucicola genome encodes these proteins:
- a CDS encoding IS110 family transposase has product MNSLTQKTVLVGIDWADQTHAWHVQDGQAQTAGLLQQDATAIQDWIQQLRKQYPDSQFAVAIETTKGALISALLGHDDLTLYPINPAAMASYRKAFAHGGGKNDPGDAMLLCQYLKHYIAKLRPLRTESPLTRKLAAMAADRRRLVDQRTAHCNGLKAVLKTYFPEVLKLGAARIYADFIIAFLLKYPNLAVAQKAGATRLRKLFYGIGSRAKAEQRVQLLLDATALSDDSTLIETNSMRVVALVSLIQTYNAQIRIYAAQIAEAVVEHEDYAIFKSLPGASDLTHSRMIAAMGDDRTRYEDAGSLQAATGIAPLTTQSGKQRFVSARWACTKFLRQTFQEFAGLSIAKSKWAAAYYKFQLDKGKSPQMAKRALAYKWQRIIFRCWQDRVPYDEAKYIERLKKTGSPIYQLIKA; this is encoded by the coding sequence ATGAACAGTTTAACTCAAAAAACCGTCCTCGTTGGCATCGACTGGGCCGATCAAACCCACGCGTGGCACGTGCAAGACGGGCAAGCTCAAACCGCAGGACTTCTCCAGCAAGACGCGACCGCCATCCAGGACTGGATCCAACAGCTGCGAAAGCAATATCCCGACAGCCAGTTCGCCGTGGCTATCGAAACCACCAAAGGAGCACTCATCTCGGCGCTGCTGGGGCACGATGATCTCACCCTCTATCCAATCAATCCCGCTGCGATGGCGTCTTATCGGAAAGCCTTCGCTCACGGTGGCGGCAAGAACGATCCTGGTGACGCAATGCTGCTGTGTCAGTATCTGAAACACTACATCGCAAAGCTTCGACCTCTGCGGACGGAGTCGCCGTTAACCCGAAAGCTCGCTGCGATGGCCGCAGATCGCCGCCGGCTTGTCGATCAACGCACGGCACATTGCAATGGGCTCAAAGCAGTTCTCAAGACGTATTTCCCCGAGGTTCTCAAGCTTGGAGCCGCCAGGATTTACGCGGATTTTATCATTGCGTTTCTGCTTAAGTATCCGAATCTTGCGGTCGCTCAGAAAGCCGGAGCCACCAGACTGCGAAAACTGTTCTACGGCATCGGGTCTCGAGCCAAAGCCGAACAGCGCGTCCAGTTGTTGCTCGACGCGACTGCTTTGAGTGACGATTCGACTCTGATCGAAACCAATTCGATGCGAGTCGTGGCATTGGTGTCTTTGATCCAAACTTACAACGCACAGATCCGAATCTATGCCGCACAGATCGCTGAAGCGGTGGTTGAGCATGAAGACTACGCGATCTTCAAATCGTTGCCGGGAGCCTCGGACCTGACTCACAGTCGGATGATCGCTGCGATGGGCGACGACCGGACTCGCTACGAAGATGCCGGTTCACTTCAGGCAGCCACAGGCATCGCGCCACTAACGACTCAAAGCGGCAAGCAGCGATTCGTGTCGGCGCGTTGGGCTTGCACGAAGTTCCTCAGGCAAACGTTCCAAGAGTTCGCTGGGCTCTCGATCGCAAAAAGCAAGTGGGCTGCCGCCTATTACAAGTTTCAGTTGGACAAAGGCAAGTCACCTCAGATGGCCAAGCGTGCGTTGGCCTATAAATGGCAGCGAATTATCTTCCGCTGTTGGCAGGACAGAGTCCCTTACGACGAAGCTAAATATATCGAGCGGCTGAAGAAAACCGGCTCACCGATCTATCAATTAATCAAGGCATGA
- a CDS encoding CpaB family protein, whose translation MPSRFKWKTSTLFWATAVVAAFFAGRTATMESVLIATRDLPRRHIVQDGDFRLEYRLSRNIPASAVRTLAYADGKSLSVPIQNSEMVLAANFSDRTMYSFAFPPGYKVVNVRIRPNTDPLIMHLLMRGDGVGLSANVDGAETVLETSPIQIFHSVPDSDIVGLLVDQETAETISRVRKTGESFRLVNP comes from the coding sequence ATGCCTAGCCGTTTCAAATGGAAAACAAGCACGTTGTTTTGGGCCACCGCTGTCGTTGCTGCATTCTTTGCTGGACGAACTGCGACAATGGAATCCGTTCTGATTGCAACCCGTGACCTACCCAGAAGGCACATCGTTCAAGACGGCGATTTTCGATTGGAGTATCGTCTCAGCAGGAACATTCCAGCAAGTGCTGTCAGGACCCTTGCCTATGCCGACGGAAAATCGCTTTCGGTACCCATTCAAAATAGCGAAATGGTTCTTGCGGCAAACTTTTCCGACAGGACGATGTACAGTTTTGCGTTTCCACCCGGATATAAAGTCGTCAATGTTAGGATTCGACCAAACACAGATCCGCTCATTATGCACTTACTCATGCGAGGGGACGGTGTAGGCCTTTCAGCAAATGTTGACGGAGCCGAAACTGTTCTGGAGACATCACCCATTCAGATATTTCATTCGGTGCCCGATTCCGATATCGTAGGATTGCTTGTAGATCAAGAAACTGCCGAAACCATATCAAGGGTGCGGAAAACCGGAGAATCATTTCGATTAGTTAATCCGTAG
- a CDS encoding DUF3592 domain-containing protein has translation MFAPILALLLLHIVNTVYRGFTEPRWLVATGTIEESSIQHDHDSICLLIRYQFHINDQPYWGNESIWCRDEEDAQNKLARFPVGIDAEIEFRPNDPETRSRLFLPIK, from the coding sequence TTGTTTGCGCCAATCCTCGCTTTACTGTTGCTGCACATCGTCAACACTGTCTATCGCGGATTTACGGAACCAAGATGGCTTGTCGCGACTGGAACAATCGAGGAATCTTCAATACAACACGATCACGACAGTATTTGTTTGTTGATCCGCTATCAATTCCACATCAACGATCAACCATACTGGGGCAATGAATCGATTTGGTGTCGCGATGAGGAAGACGCACAAAATAAACTCGCCAGATTCCCTGTGGGCATTGACGCTGAAATTGAATTCCGCCCCAACGACCCAGAAACGCGTTCTCGACTTTTCCTGCCCATAAAATGA